The window TGTAGATTTGGGATGGAAGCACAATTGGGATGAAGGGACTTTTGCCAATAGAACGGATATTGGCATCTTTAATAAATCAAATTCATCTCAAATACGATCGAACAAAGTATTTTATGATGATAAAGATCTGGTGAAACTATCACTTCAGAATTTTTCATCTAAACCCTTGAAAATAGAAGTGGAACATTTTTATCGGGGGCAATGGCAAGTGGGGAAAAATCTGGATGTAGCAATTCCCGAAGGGAAAAGTTTGGACATTACGGCAAGTCTTGTTCCTGTTGGTAAAAATCGTCTTAAGTTTAGCTGGGCGGATGGCAGTTGGCAGAATTCGAATGAGTTTTATTTGAAGAGAAAATAAAAGATGTTTATTTTTCATGTATCTATGGCATGATAGAACTATGAGTAAAGATGATTTCAAAAAAACGCATAATGAATACGGGGTTGATCGAACTCTGCTTGTAGCAAGGCTCAAGCTGACCCCTACCGAAAGGTTGGAAGAGCATATGCGTTTTATGAGTTTTGTCGAAGAACTTAAGACGGCCAAAATTATTAAAGATCATGACAAACTTCAAACAACTTCTTCAAATCCTCGTTAATCATCAGGTTAATTTTATTCTTATTGGTGGACTTGCGGCCATTGCCCAGGGGTGTAGTTTTGTAACGGCCGATTTGGATATTGTTTACGAGTATTCCGCAGAAAACATAAAAAAGCTAGTTCAGGCCCTTAAGCCGTTAAAAATTGCACTGCGTGGTATGGAAACGGAAAATCTTCCTTTTATTTTTGACGAGGATACATTTAAAAATAGCCGTAATTTAACGCTTAAAACAAATTTGGGAGATCTTGACTTGCTATCGGAGATACCCGGCTTTTTTTCTTACAATGAGATTTTTAATGCCTCCGATACTCTCGTCCTTTTTGATCTGCAGTGCCGCATTCTTTCGGTTGAAGGCTTGATTAAAAACAAGAAAGCCACCAATCGGCCTAAAGACTTAAATCATCTTGCCGAATTGGAAGAGCTTCTTAACATTAAAAAGTAGTTTATTTTTTACTGCGTAGTTGTTGTCCATCTCTCTATTGTCCAAAACCTTTTTTTAGCGGCTCTTTTTAAAAGAGGGTCTGGATTAACTGCTACAGGGTAGCCCACCCGTTCAAGTGTGTGTAAATCGGTAATAGAATCGGTATAAAAGTAGCTTTTAGCCAAATCTAAATTTTGTTCTTTTACAAGCTCGCTTAAATAATGAAACTTTCCTTCTTTATAACATAGAGGTTTTGCAAAGTGGCCGGTTAAAGTCCCATTTTTTACTTCTACCATTGAATTGAGCGAGTAATCGAGCCCTAAGTAATCGCGCACTGGGTAACACACAAACTGAGAAGCGGCTGAGAGCATCACCGTGATATGGCCTTGGGCTTTGTGCCATGCAATTTGCTTTTTAGCCTCTTGGGCCAAATAAGGTTTAATGTCTTTTTCAAACCAGGGGATCACCATATCCCAGATTTGCACCTCGGTTTTTCCGGCATAGGGTTTGGCAAAATCATCTAAAATCCGCTCGATATCCACTAAATCGACCTTGTGTAACAGGGATAAAAAAAACGCTTTTACAATGGTAAAACGGGAGATTTCTTTGTTACGCACCTGATGTTTGATGTAACGAATAAGCGAAGAGGCCCCCGGAAGGAGGGTGTTGTCTAAATCAAAT is drawn from bacterium and contains these coding sequences:
- a CDS encoding HAD-IB family hydrolase gives rise to the protein MTKPAAIFDLDNTLLPGASSLIRYIKHQVRNKEISRFTIVKAFFLSLLHKVDLVDIERILDDFAKPYAGKTEVQIWDMVIPWFEKDIKPYLAQEAKKQIAWHKAQGHITVMLSAASQFVCYPVRDYLGLDYSLNSMVEVKNGTLTGHFAKPLCYKEGKFHYLSELVKEQNLDLAKSYFYTDSITDLHTLERVGYPVAVNPDPLLKRAAKKRFWTIERWTTTTQ